CGCCCCGGTTCCTGCTGCTGGACGAGGCCACCGCCAACCTCGACACCGAATCGGAGAACGCGCTGCGCGACAGCATCGCGATGATCTCCGGTTTCTGCTCGGTCATCGCCATCGCCCACCGGCTGTCCACCGTCACCGAGGCCCAGCAGATCGTCGTGCTGGACCGTGGCCGGGTGCACGCCGTCGGCACCCACGACGAACTCCACCGCCACAGCGACCTCTACCGCCGGCTCGCCCGGCTCCAGGAACTCAGTGACGTGGCGTCCTGACACCCCGACAGGAGCAGACATCCCGACAGGAGACATTCATGAACGACTTTCTGCTCATCCCGTCCGTGGTAGCCCTCGGCATCGTCGGCTTCCTGATCGCCACCCGGGCCGTCAGCACCCCCGCCGTCCTCGGCGTCGCCCTCGTGGTGCTGCTCGGTGCCTGCTCCCAGGCCAGACGGAACGCCCATCCGAGGACCACGACACCCAAGAAGCGGAGGCACCACCCATGAGCACATCCACGACGTCCGGCATCGTCGACGACATCGGCTACGGCCGGCAGTTCGACGGCTGGTACCACCGCCTCTTCCCCGACGACGCGTCGGTCGTCGCCGAGGTGGACCTGCTCGCCTCGCTCCACCCCGACCCCGCCTCGGGGACGGTCGAGTTCGGCGTCGGCAACGGGCGCGTCGCCCTGCCGCTCTCCCGCCGGGTCGGCCCGATCACCGGCGTCGACTCCTCACCGGAGATGCTCGACCTGCTGCGCCGGGACCTCGCCGAGGACACGCCCGTGCAGCCCGTGCACGCCGACATCCGCGCCTACACCGCCGACGGCACCGTGGGGCTGGTGTACGCGATCTGCGCCACGCTCTCCATGCTGCTGACCCCCGAGGACCAGCGGCAGGCCGTGCGGCGCGCGGCCGACCTGCTCGCCCCCGGCGGCCGGCTGGTGGTGGAGACGCACAACAAGGCGGCCATCATCGCCCTGCACGAGGGCAGCGCCCGCGCCACGTACTTCTCGCCCTACCCGGAGCCGGGCACCGGTCTGCAGAGCCACTCCGTCCTCCTGCCGGAGGGATCCCTGTGGCACCTCTCCCACGTGTGGTACGAGTCCGACGGCACCACCCGGGTCGGCACCGAGGTCTCCCGGCTGACCGCCCCGGAGGAGTTCGACGCCTACGCCCGCGACGCCGGCCTGGAACCCGAGCACCGCCTCGGCGACTGGCCCGCCGACGCGGCCCCGTACGGCCCGGACTCGCCGCTGGCCATCTGCACCTACGTCAAGCCCGGCCCGTAGGGGGGCGGGGCCCGTCACTCCGGGCCGGGACCTCCTCGGAGCCGGGCCTCGTC
This genomic stretch from Streptomyces deccanensis harbors:
- a CDS encoding class I SAM-dependent methyltransferase, with amino-acid sequence MSTSTTSGIVDDIGYGRQFDGWYHRLFPDDASVVAEVDLLASLHPDPASGTVEFGVGNGRVALPLSRRVGPITGVDSSPEMLDLLRRDLAEDTPVQPVHADIRAYTADGTVGLVYAICATLSMLLTPEDQRQAVRRAADLLAPGGRLVVETHNKAAIIALHEGSARATYFSPYPEPGTGLQSHSVLLPEGSLWHLSHVWYESDGTTRVGTEVSRLTAPEEFDAYARDAGLEPEHRLGDWPADAAPYGPDSPLAICTYVKPGP